In Bordetella genomosp. 11, the sequence GGCCGCGGGATTGGCGCGATACCGCGTGCGATTGTCCAGATACATGGTCATGGAGCCATTGAGCACCCAACTGGTAAATGCTGAAATTTTCGAGGGCTTTGCAGCCTGCGCGCCCGTCGCGCCGACCACCGCATATCCGATCCTGGAGTTTTCCCGATGACCGACAAGCGATCCGCTGACGCTTCCGTGACACAATCCCTGACGCATGCCACCGGCGCGCCGGTGGCCGACAACCTGAATACGATGACCGCGGGCCCGCGCGGGCCCGTTTTGTTGCAGGACATATGGTTGATCGAAAAACTGGCGCACTTCGACCGCGAAGTCATCCCGGAGCGCCGCATGCACGCAAAGGGCTGGGGGGCCTACGGTACCTTCACGGTCACGCACGACATTACCGCCTACACGAAGGCAAGGCTGTTCTCCGAGCCTGGAAAGCAAACACCGATATTCGCCCGCTTTTCCACGGTTGCCGGCGAACGTGGCGCCGCCGATGCCGAACGGGACATCCGCGGCTTTTCCGTTAAGTTCTATACCGAGGAAGGCAATTGGGACATCGTCGGCAATAACACGCCGGTGTTCTTCTTCCGCGATCCCTTCCGTTTTCCTGACTTGAACCACGTGGTCAAGCGCGACCCGCGCACGGGCCTGCGCTCGGCGGACAACAACTGGGACTTCTGGTCGCTGCTGCCGGAGGCGCTGCATCAGGTGACCATCGTAATGTCGGACCGGGGCATACCCCGGACTTTCCGGCATATGCACGGCTTCGGCAGCCATACGTTTTCGATGATCAACGCCGCCAACGAGCGCGTATGGGTCAAGTTCCATTTCCAGTCCCTGCAGGGTATCGAGAACCTGACGGACCAGGATGCCGGAGCGGTAGTGGCAGGCGATCGAGAAAGCCACGGGCGCGACCTGTTGCAGGCCATCGAACGCGGAGACTTCCCGCGCTGGAAGCTGTGCATACAGGTCATGACGCAGGAGCAGGCCCGCAGCCACCGGCACAACCCGTTCGACCTGACCAAGGTGTGGCCCAAGGGGGAGTTTCCGCTGATCGAAGTCGGCGTGATGGAGCTGAATCGCTATCCCGATAATTACTTCGCCGAAGTGGAACAGGCAGCATTTTCGCCGGCAAACGTAGTGCCGGGCATCGGCTTCTCGCCCGACAAGATGTTGCAGGCACGGCTGTTCTCGTACGGCGATGCGCAGCGCTATCGCCTGGGGGTGAACTTCAATCACATCCCGGTCAACGCGCCGCGTTGCCCGTTTCACAGCTACCATCGCGACGGCGCGATACGCACCGACGGCAACCTGGGCGGCACGCCCAGCTACTGGCCCAACAGCAAGGGCGCGTGGATCGGCGACGATCCGTCGCTGCACGAGCCTGCGCTGGTGCTGGATGGCGCGGCCGCCCACTGGGACCATCGCGTGGACGAGGATCATTACGAGCAGCCCGGTAATCTCTTCCGCTTGATGACGCCGGCCCAGCAGCAATTGCTGTTCGAGAACACGGCGCGCGCCATGGGCGATGCGCGCGAGGAAGTGAAGCGGCGCCACATCGAGAACTGTTCCAAGGCGGACCCGGCCTACGGCGCCGGGGTGGCCAAGGCCCTGGGCTTGTAGGCGGCCGCGCGCATCGCGCAGCTTGCGCCGGGCGCGACGCGCTACGACGGGTCGCTGGATTCCGGCGGGCCGGCCTGCTGGCGGAAGCTGGCCCGGTATTGGGCCGGTGTCACGCCCAGGCGCTGGCTGAAGACGATGCGCATTCTGTCCACGGTTCCGAAACCGCAATGGAAGGCAACCGCTTTCAAAGGCCGGTCGCTGGCCTCCAGCATCATGCGCGCCGCGTCGATGCGCGCGCGCTGGACGAATTCATAGGGGGTAATGCCCGCCTCTTGCATGAAGTGGCGGGTCAGGTTGCGAGGGCTCATGCCGACTGCCGCCGACAAGGACTGCAGGCTGTGCCGTCCACCGATACTTTCCATGACGAGGGCCTGTATGCGCGCCACGGGAGAGCCAGGATCGCAGGGAGCGGAAAGGTATGGGCTGAACTGGGATTGACCGCCCTGGCGCTGGGCAACCATCACCAATCGCTTGGCGACGGTCAATGCAATGTCGTGGCCGTGGGTTTCCCCGATCAGCGCCAGGGCCAGGTCTATGCCCGCCGTGACCCCGGCGGACGTCACCAACTGCTGGTCGCGAAGGTAAATGGCGTCCGGCGACACCCGGGCCTGCGGGAATGTCCTCGACAGCTTCCGGGCATCCTGCCAATGCGTCGTGACTCGGTGCCCGTCGAGCAGCCCTGCGTAGCCCAGGGCAAACGCGCCGGTACAGACGGATCCGTACAGGCGGGATATTTCCGGAGCTTTGCGCAGCCAGGCCGTGAGGTCCGGATCGGGGGGCGCATCGGGCATGGCCGGGCCGCCGGCAACCAGAAGAATGTCGAAGCCGCCCACGGCTTCGTCGAAACTGAGATCAGCCGTCAACTGTATCCGGTTGGAGGCCCGAAGCGGAGTACGGCGCGAGGCGACGAGTACGGTTTCGTAACGGTCGGCCTGGGGCAGATGTGCATTGGCCTCGTGAAAGGCGTCGACGGGGCCGGCCACATCCAAAGCCTGCACGCCTTCGTGGATAACGATGGCCACTCGCCTTGCCGTCATGGGCGCCTTTCCTTGTCCGAAGCCGTTCGATCCCGGCCCTTCGAAGCGCCGTTGTGCATGCCGGGGCGTCCGTGACGCCGCGTTGATCGGTGATGTCCCATATGTCTTGAAGCCCGATGTTTGGGCTCGATGGTGTCGGTATGCGCGAGGATCGATTGTAATTGTGGCGAATCCCCGCGAGCGCGCTGGCTGGTCCACGCCGCATATCCGCACCCCTGTACCGCGATCTGGCACTGGTGCGCTTCGCCGAAGCCTTGCGCCAACGGGAGGCGAAATGCCCCATGGGGCGGCAGGGCACGTGCTGGGACGTCGCCCGCGCGGCCCTGTTCCCGGCTTCGGATGACGCGGCCTATGTCACGGGCACGTTGCTCATGGTGGATGGCGGAGCCTCGATCCGACCTAAGCCCCGATCTTCTTGTAGAAGAAGGTTGTCGCTGTAAGGCCCCCGTACGCTTTCAAGGCGTAATCGGGAATCACCCCCGCACGCGTCCAGCCGGAACGCTCATAGATCCGCTCGGCATCGCTTCCCGTTTCGGTGTCCAGCACCAGCAAGGTGCGCCCGGCGGCCGCGGCGGCGATATCGACTTCCGCCATCAGCCTGCCGGCAATGCCCAGGCGTCGAAAATCGCGATGGACCAGCAGCTTCGAGACATCCGCCCGATGCTGCTGGTTCTCGGGTTGTCCGATGACGAGCTGCACGGTGCCCATGATCCGCCCATCGGATTCGGCGACAAGCAGGATACGGTCGCCGCGCGCGATTCCGTCGGCAACATTCATCCAGAATTGGATGGCTCGCGACATGTCCAGCGGTGCCATAAAGCTGACGGAGGCGCCGCCGGCGACGCAATCCACCAGCACTTCGGCCAGCGCCCCGGCCAGGCTGGGGGCTTCGTCCGCGCCGACAATGCGGATTCTTGCTTGGGAGGTCATCTCAGATTCCTTTGTGGGACAGCGTCGTCAAGGCCACCAGGTAGCGGGCCGTTATGGGGCCCGGGTTATGGAATGTCGTAGGCTGGTCCAGTTTCATGGTCAGGCAGTCGCCTTTTTCCAGTAGCCAGGTCGTTTCGCCGATACGCAGCTCCATCGTTCCGCGAATGACCCACACCTGCTGCATCACGTCGGACTCCTGCAGCGCGGTTTCGTACGAGACGCGCTGGCCGGCCGGAAAGTGGATCTCGACCAACTGGGTCGGGGATGGGATCGCCGCCGAAAGGTGGCGCCGCACATATCCGGACGCCGGGTCGGTCCAGACCGTTTGGTCGGCGGCGCGGGAGACCGGCGAGGGGCTTTCTTCAGGGGCGTGCCGCTCGAACAACGATGCGAGCGGGACATGAAGTGCCGCGGCGAGCTTGTCCAGCACCAGGGCGGTCGGGCTGCTTTCACCGCGCTCGATCAACGAGATGGCGGATCGGCTTACCCCGCTGCGATCGGCCAGTACATCGAGCGACCAGGAGCGTTCGCTGCGCAAGGCCCGGATACGCGCGGCGATAAGCTGGTTGATGTCCATCGATATCCATAAAACTAGAATTTCTTATCTATTTTTATGGAGGGCGCGTGTTCCGTCAATCCTTCAGCGCCCACGTGCCAGATCGCGCGCCCTGCGGATTCACCCCGATGCGGGCGCCAGCGCGAGCATGGAGCAGACAGAAAATTTCTTGACAGCCAACCTACTAGTAGGCAGAATTCGGCCATGGAACAACTTTCATCCACCGCCGAGGAAATTCTCGCCTGCACGCGCGCCCTGATCATCGCGGGCGGCTACAAGAGCTTCAGCTATGCCGATGTGGCCGAGGTTGTCGGGATACGCAAGGCCAGCATCCATCATCACTTTCCCAGCAAAGTCGACCTTGTCCGTGTCCTGTTGGCCCGCTACCGCGAGGAGGCCCAAACCGGCGTGGCCGCGCTG encodes:
- a CDS encoding GlxA family transcriptional regulator, with product MTARRVAIVIHEGVQALDVAGPVDAFHEANAHLPQADRYETVLVASRRTPLRASNRIQLTADLSFDEAVGGFDILLVAGGPAMPDAPPDPDLTAWLRKAPEISRLYGSVCTGAFALGYAGLLDGHRVTTHWQDARKLSRTFPQARVSPDAIYLRDQQLVTSAGVTAGIDLALALIGETHGHDIALTVAKRLVMVAQRQGGQSQFSPYLSAPCDPGSPVARIQALVMESIGGRHSLQSLSAAVGMSPRNLTRHFMQEAGITPYEFVQRARIDAARMMLEASDRPLKAVAFHCGFGTVDRMRIVFSQRLGVTPAQYRASFRQQAGPPESSDPS
- a CDS encoding catalase, with amino-acid sequence MTDKRSADASVTQSLTHATGAPVADNLNTMTAGPRGPVLLQDIWLIEKLAHFDREVIPERRMHAKGWGAYGTFTVTHDITAYTKARLFSEPGKQTPIFARFSTVAGERGAADAERDIRGFSVKFYTEEGNWDIVGNNTPVFFFRDPFRFPDLNHVVKRDPRTGLRSADNNWDFWSLLPEALHQVTIVMSDRGIPRTFRHMHGFGSHTFSMINAANERVWVKFHFQSLQGIENLTDQDAGAVVAGDRESHGRDLLQAIERGDFPRWKLCIQVMTQEQARSHRHNPFDLTKVWPKGEFPLIEVGVMELNRYPDNYFAEVEQAAFSPANVVPGIGFSPDKMLQARLFSYGDAQRYRLGVNFNHIPVNAPRCPFHSYHRDGAIRTDGNLGGTPSYWPNSKGAWIGDDPSLHEPALVLDGAAAHWDHRVDEDHYEQPGNLFRLMTPAQQQLLFENTARAMGDAREEVKRRHIENCSKADPAYGAGVAKALGL
- a CDS encoding helix-turn-helix domain-containing protein, whose amino-acid sequence is MDINQLIAARIRALRSERSWSLDVLADRSGVSRSAISLIERGESSPTALVLDKLAAALHVPLASLFERHAPEESPSPVSRAADQTVWTDPASGYVRRHLSAAIPSPTQLVEIHFPAGQRVSYETALQESDVMQQVWVIRGTMELRIGETTWLLEKGDCLTMKLDQPTTFHNPGPITARYLVALTTLSHKGI
- a CDS encoding SDR family oxidoreductase, translated to MRFAEALRQREAKCPMGRQGTCWDVARAALFPASDDAAYVTGTLLMVDGGASIRPKPRSSCRRRLSL
- a CDS encoding GNAT family N-acetyltransferase — encoded protein: MTSQARIRIVGADEAPSLAGALAEVLVDCVAGGASVSFMAPLDMSRAIQFWMNVADGIARGDRILLVAESDGRIMGTVQLVIGQPENQQHRADVSKLLVHRDFRRLGIAGRLMAEVDIAAAAAGRTLLVLDTETGSDAERIYERSGWTRAGVIPDYALKAYGGLTATTFFYKKIGA